In Candidatus Paceibacterota bacterium, the sequence TCATCAGTCAAATAGGCGTGATCTTGTACCTGAACATAGACCTGCTGGTTGCCAATCGCCTGTTCGGGGCTGAGCCGACCGGGCGTTACGCGGCGGTCCTGCAACTCCCGGCATTGCTGCGTTCGGTGTGTATCGCCGTGGGCGGGATTTTCGCCCCGACGATGTTCCACATCTTCGCCGGCGGTGACATGAAGGAATTGGTGGCGTACCTGAACCGCGCGATCAAATTCGTTGGCCTCGTTATTGCCCTGCCCATTGGGCTGGTTTGCGGGTTCGGCGAGCCACTGCTCAGATTGTGGCTCGGTCCCAGCTTCGGCAGCCTGGCTCCCCTGCTCTTTTTGATGGCGATTCATCTCTGCATTAACCTGGCAGTGTATCCCCTTTACGCGGTGCCTTTGGCCGCAAATCGGGTGAAAATCCCCGGGCTGGTCACGCTGGGAATCGGGTTCGCCAATTTGCTGCTGGCGCTTTTCCTTGCCGGCTACCTCGACTGGGGCCTGTATGGCCTGGCTGCGGCAGGCGGCATTACCCTGACCGTCCGGCATCTGCTGTTCACCCCGATGTATGGAGCGCGCATCCTCAAACAACCTTACAAGACGTTCTACCGGGAAATCCTTCCGGTTGTGCTCGCCACGGGAGCCGTCGTCGGGGTTTGCCGGCTGATCCTGACAAATTGGTCCATCGTCAGTTGGGCCGGCCTGGCGGCGGCGAGCCTGGGCGTGTCCCTGTTGTATGCCGCCCTGGTTTACTTCCTGTTGTCGCCGGAAGAACGAGTCGCATTGAAAGGATTTATTCAGCAGCGCCGGGGTGGAAATCAGCCGGCCAGTTGAGCTGCATCACCCGCTGCCTTGGCATGAATTGGAGGAAGCCAGTTTACTTCTCCTACGCTTCGCTGCGTGGCTATTGCTTTCCGGCATACCTGGCCGGTTACGCGCGGGCGCGGGAGCGCGGCGGGGCGGACGACACCACATCGGCGGCCCTGGGCCGGCTCCTCCAGCATTGCCGGGAGAAGGTTCCCTACTATGCCGATCTGCTGCAGGAAACAGGATGCGGCCCAACCCCGTCCTGTGATCCGCGGGAGGAGCTGCTCCGCCTCCCGGTTCTCAAGAAGCAGACCATTCGCGCCAACTTCGATAAGCTCCAATCCACTGACCTGGCCGGCAGAAAGTGGTCGTACAACACATCCGGGGGTTCGACTGGAGAGCCCGTTCGCCTCATTCAGGACTCGGATTATGAGGACCGCAGCGCGGCGATCAGCCTGCTCTATTATCGCGCTCTGGGGTATGAGGTCGGCCAGCCCATGGTCAGGCTTTGGGGGGCGGAACGGGATATCGAGTGCGGCACGCGGTCACCCAAGGCGCGTTTCTTTAACTGGCTGACCGACACCACCTGGATGAACGCATTTCACCTGTCGCCGGAGCGCATGCGGCAATACGTCGCGACGTTGAATCGGCTGCGTCCGCGCCTGATCCTCGCCTACGCGCAGGCGGCATACGAGCTGGCTCGGTTCGTCGAGCGGGAGAAGCTGGTGCTGGAACCGCAGCGAGCCGTCGTCACTTCAGCCGGCACACTCTACCCGTTTATGCGCGAGAAGATCGCCCGGGTTTTCGGCTGCAGGGTCTACAACCTATACGGCTCGCGGGAGGTGAGTGACATTGCCTGCGAGATTCCGGGCGCGGAAGGCCTTTGGGTTGCGCCGTGGGGCAACTTCGTTGAAATCCTGGATGATCAAGGAATGCCCGTGCCACCGGGCGAGGAGGGGAACATTGT encodes:
- a CDS encoding lipopolysaccharide biosynthesis protein; translation: MSPTATAAVAPRTAAARPRCRRFGINLASNIAQLGLTMVIGAWYVPYLVSNLGPAAYGLIPLASSITAYMSLITFGLNSAVGRSLTIALEREDHAKANLVFNVSLWGSLVLCALLLLPAIATVVHVQHLLRIPPGYETATRWLFVGTIAAFLLNQLKTPFGVPCFSRNRLDLENLVVICETLTRVGLVVCLFALFTPRIEFVGAGILAGTVVSTVGMVWLWRLLTPTLRVRLRDFDWGMLKSLCGTGGWVIISQIGVILYLNIDLLVANRLFGAEPTGRYAAVLQLPALLRSVCIAVGGIFAPTMFHIFAGGDMKELVAYLNRAIKFVGLVIALPIGLVCGFGEPLLRLWLGPSFGSLAPLLFLMAIHLCINLAVYPLYAVPLAANRVKIPGLVTLGIGFANLLLALFLAGYLDWGLYGLAAAGGITLTVRHLLFTPMYGARILKQPYKTFYREILPVVLATGAVVGVCRLILTNWSIVSWAGLAAASLGVSLLYAALVYFLLSPEERVALKGFIQQRRGGNQPAS
- a CDS encoding phenylacetate--CoA ligase family protein; amino-acid sequence: MNWRKPVYFSYASLRGYCFPAYLAGYARARERGGADDTTSAALGRLLQHCREKVPYYADLLQETGCGPTPSCDPREELLRLPVLKKQTIRANFDKLQSTDLAGRKWSYNTSGGSTGEPVRLIQDSDYEDRSAAISLLYYRALGYEVGQPMVRLWGAERDIECGTRSPKARFFNWLTDTTWMNAFHLSPERMRQYVATLNRLRPRLILAYAQAAYELARFVEREKLVLEPQRAVVTSAGTLYPFMREKIARVFGCRVYNLYGSREVSDIACEIPGAEGLWVAPWGNFVEILDDQGMPVPPGEEGNIVVTCLTNYAMPLVRYWIGDRGSLGPDRTLGGSRQQFLRHVAGRNVDAFRTRDQTLVDGEYFTHLLYFRPWVSKFQVVQRSHEDVLFKVVRANGEPPESELADIAGKVRLVMGPACRVGFEFPSSLPPHPSGKYRYTISEVAA